A genomic region of Raphanus sativus cultivar WK10039 chromosome 6, ASM80110v3, whole genome shotgun sequence contains the following coding sequences:
- the LOC108809850 gene encoding UDP-glycosyltransferase 72D1-like produces MAHALLVASPGLGHLIPILELGNRLSSVLNIRVTVLAVTTGSSSLTETEAIRAVAARGTCEVTELPPVDTDHSVEPNATVFTKIVEKMRAAKPVVQDAIKSMTQKPTVMIVDFLGTGMMSIADDAGMAKYVYVASNSWFLALMMYLPVLDKVVEGEYIDIKEPMKIPGCRSIGPDDLIETMLDRSNRHYRECVRCGEEIPMSDGILVNTWEELEGKTLPALREDGELSRVMKVPVYAIGPIVRSNELTKRPNSIFEWLDKQQERSVLYVCLGSGGTLSLKQTTELACGLELSGQSFLWVLRRPTSYLGESSTDDDLVSAGLPEGFLDRTRGMGLVVTEWAPQVEILSHGSIGGFLSHCGWSSVLESLTKGVPIVAWPLYAEQWMNATLLTEEIGVAVRTSELPSKGVIGREEVASLVRKIMAGEGEEGRKIRAKAEEVRVSSERVWTQGGSSYYSLLEWAKQCRLLS; encoded by the coding sequence ATGGCGCACGCGCTTCTTGTCGCTAGCCCTGGCTTAGGCCATCTCATCCCTATACTCGAACTTGGGAACCGTCTCTCCTCTGTCCTCAACATCCGCGTTACAGTTCTCGCAGTAACTACCGGTTCCTCCTCCCTGACTGAAACCGAGGCCATACGTGCAGTTGCAGCTAGAGGGACATGTGAAGTTACAGAATTACCCCCGGTTGATACAGACCACTCTGTGGAGCCAAATGCGACGGTGTTCACTAAAATTGTAGAAAAGATGCGAGCCGCAAAGCCCGTGGTTCAAGACGCCATCAAATCAATGACACAAAAACCGACAGTCATGATCGTTGACTTTCTTGGTACCGGAATGATGTCCATTGCCGATGATGCCGGGATGGCTAAGTACGTGTACGTCGCTTCCAACTCGTGGTTCCTGGCATTGATGATGTACTTGCCCGTATTGGATAAGGTTGTTGAAGGGGAATACATTGACATCAAAGAGCCTATGAAAATTCCAGGTTGTAGATCGATAGGACCAGATGACCTTATCGAAACAATGTTAGACCGGTCGAACCGACACTACCGAGAGTGTGTTCGGTGTGGCGAGGAGATACCTATGAGCGATGGTATTTTGGTGAATACTTGGGAGGAATTAGAAGGAAAAACTCTACCTGCGCTTAGGGAGGATGGAGAATTGAGCCGGGTTATGAAAGTACCGGTTTATGCTATCGGGCCAATTGTTAGGTCTAATGAGCTTACTAAAAGGCCCAATAGTATATTCGAGTGGTTAGACAAACAACAAGAAAGGTCAGTGCTATATGTGTGTTTAGGTAGTGGTGGAACGCTGTCTTTAAAACAAACAACGGAACTCGCATGTGGTTTAGAGTTAAGTGGTCAAAGTTTCTTGTGGGTTCTGCGTAGACCCACTTCTTACCTAGGTGAAAGCTCTACCGATGATGATCTGGTAAGTGCCGGTCTTCCGGAAGGTTTCTTGGATCGCACACGTGGTATGGGTCTTGTGGTCACGGAATGGGCACCACAAGTTGAGATCTTGAGCCATGGATCAATCGGTGGGTTCTTGTCTCATTGCGGCTGGAGCTCTGTGTTAGAGAGTTTAACTAAAGGAGTTCCAATAGTGGCTTGGCCTCTTTATGCAGAGCAATGGATGAATGCTACGTTGCTGACTGAGGAGATTGGTGTAGCCGTTCGTACCTCGGAGTTACCGTCAAAGGGAGTGATCGGCCGAGAAGAAGTGGCATCTTTGGTGAGAAAGATTATGGCCGGAGAGGGTGAAGAAGGACGGAAGATAAGGGCTAAAGCTGAGGAGGTGAGGGTTAGTTCAGAACGAGTTTGGACTCAAGGCGGGTCATCTTATTATTCTCTCCTTGAATGGGCTAAACAATGTCGCCTTCTGTCGTGA